In the Budorcas taxicolor isolate Tak-1 chromosome 1, Takin1.1, whole genome shotgun sequence genome, TATAGATTTGCAGTCACAGTATACCCAAGATTTTATGTCTTGCTTTTTCTTAATAACATGTCATAAGCTCTTCGCAGTGCTGCCACTGTTGCGTGCTAACTGCGATTTTATAACCTTCCATGATGTTGATGTCCCATCATTCAGCTCGTCCACATTAGCTACTTTTGGAGACGTGAGTGGCGTCCAACTTTGTGGGTGAGCGCGCACGCAGCAGCATTGATGCGCGCGTGGTCTTCATTTGAATCCACCGTCCGTAGGTGCCTTTCCCTGGGCGCGCAGAGAGCGGCTGCTCTGCCTCCTGGACTGGGAGCGCCCTCTGTCCCTCCCTGAGTTCCCGGGACGCGGGCACTCGGCCCGCCCTGCTCTGCTCCCGCCAGCGGGCGCCCCCAGGAGTCCAGGGAACAGCCAGCATCTCCTGGCGGGTCGGGCTCTTGCATGGTCTGGGCAGCACGTCCGTCCCACTCGAGCTCCACAGGGCACTCAGTGGAAGTAATAGACAGCAGTGTACCACCCACTCTGAATTGCCAGGCAGTTCTTTCCAATTGGTAAGAGTTTTATCGATTAAAGTACAGGAGATTGTCTCCCCGTCCATGTGCACAGATGGGGCAGAAGCGGACGGAGCCTTTGCGGCCTGGGGCGGGTGAGGCGTGTGGGGGGGGCTCCTGATCCTCTGCGTGTGTCTTGTCCAGGTATGATCACACAAGGCCCTCTGCTGCGGCTGGTGGGGCCATCGGCACTGTGCCCCATGGGGTGCCCTCCCCGGCTTTCCACAGTCCTCGCCCTGCTTCTGAGCTCACTGCGTCGATCGTGAAGACTAACTTACACGAGCCTGGGAAACGTGAAAAGAGGACGTTGGTACTGAGAGACCGAAGTGAGTGGGCACGGCCCTGTCTCTCCTTTGAGCAGCACCCTCgtgtcctgggcttccctgtcagGGGGCCCCTCAGCACCTACCCAGAGCCCCCTGACAGCAGCCTGCCCTGCTGCAGGGCGCTCGGGCCACATGTCTGGGCTCGTGCCCGTGGTGGGGAAGGGACGCTGCTGGCACCGCTTGGGGTGCTGGCCCCGCTCTGAGAGGCCGCAGGCTGCTCATCGCAAAGCTCCGCGTGTTGATGAAGCGCGTTTCACTGCCGTCTCCGCTGGTTCACAGTCTCAGTCCTCAACGCTGAGCCAGTTGCACTTTCAGAAACAGAACAGCCCGCCGCGGTTTGGGAAGTGGTCTATGCCCTGGAACAGGGTTTGCCTGGGTCAGAGACTACAAACGGTAGTTGTTTTATTGGCTGGTTCTCACCAGGTAAAGGAGTTTCTACTTCTGGAAATTGTTCAGCATAAGATAGGCAGATACTGTACTAAGCAAACAGGTCCATCCCAAAGCTACCCGCTCTGGGGAGGTTAGGAGCATGTGCCAGGGCGGCGGCGGCTCCTGGCTGAGAGGTGGGCGGTGGCTGAAGGGCAGGAATCTGCCCTGGGTCCTCCGTCTCCTCACCGTAGAGCGACTGGAGAAGAGGGAGTCCCTGCGGTTCTGTTGACATCATTCCGGATTCCGTtcgactttctttttttttgagtgtaACTGGTCCATGTGTTGATATTTCCATACTTGccgtttttaaaaagcaactttcacattcttttatataaatatatcaccGTCTGCTTTGCTGTTTCCCTATGTTGCCAATTATGGCTTTTTGGTTTTTATTACAATTCTAAGTAATATCACTCTGAACATTTTCCCCTCTggcctttgtttttttccatacaTTTCCAAGGGTGAAACTCCCAAAGTCAGGGTTCATCTGTCAGGTTTTGACTGATGGCTTCCCAGAAAGGTGGGGCCAGGGTTCACGAGTGTGTGCGCTGTGCGTTTTCTCTTCAGATCTCTCCGGCATGGCTGAAGACAAGAGCTGCCCCAGCATGGGGAGTGGTCCTGGGGGCTGCAGCGACGCGCAGAGCGGCCCCGAGCTGAGGCCACACTCCTACCTGGACGCCATCCGGAGCGGCCTGGACGACCTGGAGGCCAGCAGCTCGTATGGCGGCGGGCAGCAGCTGTGCCCCTACGCGGCCACTGGGGAGTGCCGCTTTGGGGACGCGTGCGCCTACCTGCACGGGGAGGTGTGCGAGATCTGTAGGTTACGCGTCCTGCACCCCTTCGACCCCGAGCAGAGGAAAGCTCACGAGAAGGTATAGCGCCCAGCTTTACGTGAACGCGTCTGAAGGAGCGggttgcgggggagggggggggggggggtgcactAGGTGACGAAACCCTTGGCAGCTCTGTCCGTGTCTTTCTGCCAGTAACTCCTGCATCCTGGGCCTGGCCAGCCAGGCCAAGCCCCGGCGAGAGTGAGGCACCCGCTGCTGGAGGGACTGGCAGGGCCGGGGGCTCCAGCGTCTTCTGGCGGCCTCCGCTCAGCACAGGCTGTGGAGGGGggctgctcccctccccccaccatctcCAGTGGGTGAGGGGGGATTGCGCCCCCCGCCGTCTCCAGGGGGTATGGCGGTGAGCGCCGATGAGAAGCTGCCCTCCCCCGGGGATGCAGTGTCCCGTGTGCCTGTGGGTTCGGCTCGTGTGCGTCCACCGTGCCAGGGCCTGGGTCTGCGTATCCTTCACGTTGACGCCGGTGCCTGGTATGTGGTGCTGCACCGGGACGTGTTCACCTGCTTCCTGAGTGGAGGGGCGTGTCCTGGGAGGAAGTGATGCTACCGACCTCCGACCCTGGCCTGTCAGCCCAATGTTTTAGGTTAAGAATTGTTCACCATGTCTGGTATTGGTGTGGGGCAGGGCAGTGCCCAAGGGGACAGGACACCAGGGTCCCAGTCCTGGCAACCTCTGTGACCCCACATCAGCCCTGTAACTTCCTTGGGCCTCTGATCTCGGGTTTAAATTGGAGGCGACCCAGGAGCGGTGCTGGAGGGCGGAGGGCCGAGCCGGTGGCGGCCTGAGCGCGCGCCGTGTCCCGGACGCAGGCCCTGCCTCGGCAACCGGGGTCCCCGGCCCTCCTGCCCGAGCTGGGCCGCGTGGGCGCCAGCTGCTCCCAGGCCTCAGGCTCCGCCCCCCCGTACGTCAGGTCTGCATGTCAGCATTCGAACGCGAGATGGAGAAGGCCTTCGCCCTCCAGGCGAGCCAGGACAAGGCCTGCAGCATCTGCATGGAGGTGATCCTGGAGAAGGCGTCGGCCTCGGAGCGGAGGTTCGGGATCCTCTCCAGCTGTAGCCACACGTACTGCCTGTCCTGCATCCGGCAGTGGCGGTGTGCCAGGCAGTTTGAAAACCCCATCATCAAGTAAGTGCGGCTGGGGCCGGAGCTGTAGACGCTGGGAGGAGGCTCAACCCGGGACCTGCCTCCGTTCGCTCTGAAGCCTTCCTCGTCTTCCAGGCTGCAGGGCCTTGAGCAAGTTGCAGGACCCCCCCCCGCCCAAGCCCTGATGCCTTCTCCTTTTAAATGTGGGTGTCAGTTCCTGCAGGCGTCTGCGGTGTTGGGGGGACCTCAGCAGGCACCCCTGTGCGAGAGGGCCCACTGGGCTCTGGTGCTCACGTAACTGGCGGTCTGCCCTTAGGACAGCTGCCTGTCTTTATCTTCGTCTGCCACATAGGGGCCCCTTGAAGCCTGAGGGAGGGAGGGCGCGGAGCCCACTGCACGTGGCATCGGACACTGGGCGTCCTCAGTGCGCACTGGGCTTGGCCCCAGCTCTACTGAGCGTGAACCCGCACGCAGGAACACAGGAGTCTTCAGCTCCTCAGCGGGAGGGAGCAGAGCTCGCCCGCAGGGAGAAGCCGCCGCACGTGGTGCAGCGTGAGAAACGTCACACTCGTTACGTCGCCATTCCCTCAGTGACCCCGTGATCATCACCCTCGCTTTGTGTAGGGAAACTCAGGCCTGGTGAGGTCAGGTGACTGGCCTAAAGTCACACGTGTGTGGTGagataacagctttattgagatagaatGTACAGTTCAGGGGACTTGTATTATGTTCAGAGTAGTGCAGCTGTCATATAggctaattttagaacattttcatcatcttaaAAAGAAAGCACTCTGCCTTGAGTCACTGCCTGTTCCCtccttccagcccctggcaactgctTTGCTGTCGTTCAGGCGCTCAGGcgcgtctgcctctttgcgaccccacagactgcagcacgctaggcctccctggccttcaccatctcacaGAACTTGTcggactcatgtcctttgagtcggtgatgccatccaaccatctcgtcttctgtcgtccccttctcctgccttcagtctttcccagcatcagggtcttttccagtgagtccattcATCAGGTGATctaagtattggagcatcagcttcagcatcagtccttcagtgaatagccaagggtggtttcagtcagtaaATCAGTGTTGCTCTGACGTTGCCTGTTCTGGCCACATGAAGCAGACCCTGCCATAGCAGGCGTTTCTGTCTGGCTCCTCAACTCAGCTTGTTGTCAGAGTTCACCTTCGTTGTGGCATGAGCCAACATACTGTTCCCTTTCGGTGACCGAGTAATGTTCCATCCTGTGCCAAGGCCGCGTTTTGTTTATGTGTTCACCGGTTGATGAGCTTCCGGGTTGTTTTCATCTGTTGGCTATTACAGTGGCTTTTTGGCTATTTACATCTTTTGGCTATTTGTGCTTGTGaatatttattgtatttgtttGCCTGCCTGCTTTCAATACTTCTGGGTATACACTTAGGAGCACAGTTGCTGAGCATATGGGAACTCTGTGTCTAACATTTTGAGAACCTGCCAGACTGCTGTCCAAAGTGGCTGaaccagggatgtccctggtggtccagtggtgaacaACCCACCTTGTGACgcaagggacgtgggttcagtccttcgtcagg is a window encoding:
- the MKRN2 gene encoding E3 ubiquitin-protein ligase makorin-2, with translation MSTKQVTCRYFMHGVCREGSQCLFSHDLANSKPSTVCKYYQKGCCAYGARCRYDHTRPSAAAGGAIGTVPHGVPSPAFHSPRPASELTASIVKTNLHEPGKREKRTLVLRDRNLSGMAEDKSCPSMGSGPGGCSDAQSGPELRPHSYLDAIRSGLDDLEASSSYGGGQQLCPYAATGECRFGDACAYLHGEVCEICRLRVLHPFDPEQRKAHEKVCMSAFEREMEKAFALQASQDKACSICMEVILEKASASERRFGILSSCSHTYCLSCIRQWRCARQFENPIIKSCPECRVISEFVIPSVYWVEDQNKKNELIEAFKQGMGKKACKYFEQGKGTCPFGSKCLYRHAYPDGRLAEPEKPRKQLSSEGTVRFLNSVRLWDFIENRESRHAPTTEDVDVTELGDLFMHLSGVAPSET